ATCTTTGTTATTATATGTAAATGGATCACTTGAATACAAACTCAGAGTATACTTTAAAGTAAATCCCCATTTCTTAACATCATGAAGGTTTTATATTATACTAGTTTTAGCTTGATTGGAAAAAAATTAGAGTAACTGGGCAGAATTTTTTTTCCACTCCACATTGTTTTTCCAATAATACTATACAGTCACACCCTTAATCTTGAACGGGAAAGCTAATTATATCTGTTTTTGTCATCAGATATAAAATGTTTAGATCCcttagttttaagaaaacatcAACCAGCTGAGCTATACTAAAATTATCcatttactaaaatttatgTGGTTGCTAATTAATCATCATCCCAAAATAACTATTTGACACGCAACTACTATCTACTATATAAGCACCAATAACCTCTTCTTCATAACTCCACCGAGAAAATTCCaaatacaattaaatatataaatacaaaataattgagCTCCTAATCGGggtttttttataaactatttatttatttaatttatttggaaaataacaacacaaataattaataataatatgggGATATCTAAAACTATTAAAGTTATTTTCTCTCTGGCTCTTGTGGTGTTCTTGGCTCTAGCAGCAACCAAGATAGAGGCAAGATACATAGATTATGGTGCCCTTCATCATGGAGATCCCAGTTTCGGTTGTAGTAAACTACACCCTCAATTCTGCAAGAAGCAAGAAGCCAATCCATATGCGAGAGGTTGCGAGACTGTAGAACGTTGCGACCGTGGCCAGAAAAAGTGAATCAACCAAGTTAGAGCATCactttttggtttattttgaaaatggaaaccatatattatcaaatgattaatttcattttttattattttaaactcTGTTATTGGTTGTATAAATGATTGTTACCATATTAgtaataatcaataaaataataaaatttattatttgttcttCTAT
This portion of the Raphanus sativus cultivar WK10039 unplaced genomic scaffold, ASM80110v3 Scaffold1716, whole genome shotgun sequence genome encodes:
- the LOC130504649 gene encoding protein RALF-like 9, whose protein sequence is MGISKTIKVIFSLALVVFLALAATKIEARYIDYGALHHGDPSFGCSKLHPQFCKKQEANPYARGCETVERCDRGQKK